In one Lolium rigidum isolate FL_2022 chromosome 3, APGP_CSIRO_Lrig_0.1, whole genome shotgun sequence genomic region, the following are encoded:
- the LOC124701506 gene encoding protein STRICTOSIDINE SYNTHASE-LIKE 10-like: MNYNRAQHEMVTRTGDSTGRLMRYDPRTSDVTVLQIDMTYPNSVAVSTDRTHLVVASTGPCKLLRHWIKGPNTGRSEPFADLLGYPDNVRPSNKGGYWVALHREKNELPLGRDSHLLAVRVGSNGKILEEMRGPKSVRPTEIMERENGKIYMGSVELPYVSVVKRK; the protein is encoded by the coding sequence ATGAACTACAACAGGGCGCAGCACGAGATGGTGACGAGAACTGGGGACTCCACGGGGCGTCTCATGAGGTATGACCCGCGAACCTCAGATGTCACGGTGCTTCAGATAGACATGACCTACCCTAATAGCGTCGCCGTCAGCACCGACCGTACACACCTTGTGGTTGCATCGACCGGTCCTTGCAAGCTACTAAGGCACTGGATCAAAGGTCCCAACACTGGAAGATCCGAGCCTTTTGCCGACCTCCTAGGGTATCCTGATAATGTGAGACCTAGCAACAAGGGAGGTTATTGGGTGGCTTTACACCGTGAGAAAAACGAACTTCCTTTGGGCCGGGATAGCCATTTGCTCGCTGTGAGGGTCGGCTCCAACGGAAAGATACTAGAAGAGATGAGAGGTCCCAAGAGTGTGAGACCGACCGAGATCATGGAGAGGGAGAATGGCAAAATCTACATGGGTTCCGTGGAGCTGCCTTACGTCAGTGTAGTTAAACGCAAATGA